AGTAGTCCAAGTGTTTAGGAAAGTAGTTGTTTCCAGTTCCTAGTTCttagttgtttactttgtatgCACTTTTTATATAGGGTGTAGTTCAGTTAATAAACAAGTGAGTTCCCTAAAAGATTTATTCTTCTCTGTGTTTATATTGTCTGCATAATACAGTTATACTTTGGTCTACAACAAAAATCACCAAACTCTGGAAAATGTAAATCCTTAGCCTATCCCTTCTTGTATTAATACTCCTACTACAAAAAGGGCAACGTCCCTACTATTTGTATGCAATTTTTATGTATGTATTTTTTCATCCATGGGATCTAAAAAAGAGGAGCAATTAGAAATGGTTGCTTCAGCTAGAACAAGAGATGCTGCACAAGCTGGTATATTAAGCACATCCAAAGTCCGATCATATGAATTTTGAACCTGACACAGAAACAAAATTTCTAATATTAGTACAGTTTAGAAATTAATATCATTAAATGATTTCATGAGTTTTAATTTATATTGTGTGATACTCGAGCACATAGTAATGATTTGATCTAGTGTAGTGTGGTTATTAATTGATTAGCAATTCAGATTAATATATATGACCATGACTAAACTTTTGTGTTATAGTTTATTACTAAATTTTATTAACATCATGTACTATTACATGTTATTCTATGATGTTGAGTATTATGCCATGCAACTGTTGGGGATAGGAATTACATGACATATTGTGTCTATGAATTAAGTTCCTTCAAACAAGTACTAAAGGGTCATGGATTCATGTGCACATTTTTTTGTTTCGAGTGTACTGTTTGACAAGTTAGACCATATTATATTCTTTTTTTTGGATTTTCGATGGTCTAACGTAATTAGTCAGAGGTTAATATCTGCAGTATTTGACTATAAATTAAGAATATATGTTTAAAAGTAAATTTAATTATTGgcaaattaaaataaattatttatttaagtggacaaatattttttaagttaaTTAATTGAAGCAATATATCGCCAAAGTGACCTCTTTTGTGTAGATtgattaatttaaaattattattatgccgatagaatatttaattttatgaaaattttatCTGTCCAAAGGAAGGTAACGTTTTcccaaaattaaaatattcttgTGATAATAAGTATGTAACAATATTAAATTTTTCATGTGAATTATAAGCCGGTCAAAAGAAAGGCATATTATTTGACagaaattaattattaatacttGATTATTTCGAGGAGAGTACCAATTGTAAATTAAATTTTCTGTCCAAAGACTAAAATTTAATGTTGCACTAGGTATCTTGTGATGGTGTTGCTGCATCCAATTTCCAAAAAAAATCCCAATTGTTTCGAACTTTCAATTTTTAGAATGAAATATTTACggaatcttcaatatttaaaattttatcacATTATGGTATATACTAGTTTTTTAGCATTATGTTGTAAATTTTTTTCTATTACAGTTACTGCTTCTGTTAATTCTGCTTCCGCTCAATTGAGCAATTCCAATGTTGAATGGGATAAATTATGTCACGTGGAAAGAGATTGTTGAGATCGTTTTTGGTTGTATGGATCTCGACCTTGCGCTAAGGAAAGAGCAACCAGTTCCCACTATGGATGATCCCAAAACGGATCAAATAAAGAAATGGGAACGCTCTTATCGCATGTGTCTGGCGATCATGAAGCGAACGATTCCTACTGGCTTTCGGGGCTCTATTGCTAAGAGCACAAGTTCCAAGAAGTTCCTCTCTGAGATTGagcaatatttttctaaaaattagaaAGCGAAAACGAGTAATCTTTTGTCAAAACTCGTGACCATGAATTACAAAGGAAAGGGGAACATAAGGGATTACATCATTGTGATGTCTAATTTTTTCTGGCAAACTCAAGCAACTCAAGTTAGAACTTTCGGATGTGTTACTTGTTCATTTGGTTCCTATATCTCCGCCTCCTCAGTTCGGACACTTTGTGGTGAGTTATAATACTCAACAGGAAAAATGGACTCTGAATGAGCTCATTTCACACTGTGTGCAAGAGGAATAGAGGGTTGTGTGAGAGAAGACTGAGAGTGCTCACTTAGCATCAAGCTCTCATGATAAGAAGAGAATGAGAGGTAAGGATATTGTAAGTGGAAAACCCAAGCATCAATTACAAGAGAAGCAGGATAAGGGAACAACCTGCTACTTTTGTAAGAAGGCTGGACATATGAAGAAAGAGTGTTCCAAATATAATGCTTGGTGTGTGAAGAAGGGTAAGACTTCTATCTTTGTTTATTCTGAAATTAATTTGGCTTCTCTACCTAAGGATACTTGGTGGGTAGATTCTAGTGCTACTACTCATATTGCTTTCTGCCTTGAATGAATAAATCCGCAACTTTTTCATTCCTTCCTTGGTAAATATGGCTATTTTCCACACGGTAGTTTTGTTTTCTATGGAGCCAAGGATCCTGAACTGCCACCACCTCATTTTCATCTCCAATGACCCATCTGAAGCCATTACATAGCGCTTCTTTTGTTGTATGGATTCCGGTCCAAATGAAGCTTGATCCTGTGCCTTTAATAGATTTCAGGAAATGTACATCTACGAAATATCAAGCTTTGAACACTCGAGAAACCAAAGATTGGGGGTGATGCATAAATTTCCAACAGTGCTTTCCTAAAATAGCAATGTTAAAACCATGTAGAGTCCGAAATCCTAGTCCTCATTGACACTTGGTACTACGCATACCCTCCCAGGATATCCACTTCATGCCTGTGTTATCAGAATTACCCGATTCCCACAAAAAAATTGTTGATTAGTGCTCGATCTCCGTACATAGAGTTTTTGGTAGCAGGAAACATGCCATACAATATGCTAGAATCGATTAAATAACATTCTTAATAAGAACCAATTTACCTCCTCTAGAAATCGGCATACCCTTTCATCCTTGAATACGTTTCCACACCCTATCTTTAATAAAGCCAAAGACCTTCTTTTTTAATATCCCCACTAACGAAGGAAGTCCTAGGTATTTGTTGTCTCCAAGTGCTTCCGATACTCCCAATATTTCTACTAACTCTCGCTGCTTTTCTGGTCTCACATTCGAGCTAAAAATCACACCATACTTTTGAAAGTTCACTGATTGACTTGACTATTGTTCATAGATATTCCAAATCCCTTTAACAGCATTAGCTTCTGCCATGTCGGCTCTGAAAAACAAGAAACTATCGTCCGCAAACATTAGGTGAGTAATAACTGGAGCTGTAGGACTTACCTTATACCCGTGGATGACACCGTTTGTGGCTTCTAGATTCAAGGCATCCGAAAGACGTTCAACACACAATAGAAAAAGATGCGGAGAAAGAGGATATCCTTGACGAAGCCCCCGTTTAGGGTTTATGGGGCTAATCGAGGAGCCGTTTAAACATACTTCATAAGACACTGTCGTAACACATAACATGACCCAACTAATCTATTTACTGCAGAAACCAAGACTTATcatacattttttttaaaaattccaaTCCACCCTGTCATACGCTTTGCTTATGTCGAGTTTTAAAGCTACATCTCCTTCCTGTCCTGTTTTTTTCCATTTCATATGGTGGAGCACCTCAAAAGCAATAAGAATGTTCTCTGTTATACTACGTCCTGAGATAAATGCAGATTGGTTCTCCAATATTAAGCCAGAAAGAAGCACCTTAAGACGGTTCACCAAGACTTTGGCCAAAATTTTGTAGAGCACATTGCATAATGTTATAGGCCTAAAATCTTTCATATTATTAGCATCTACCTTTTTTGGAATTAGCACTAGATTTATGTGATTAATTTCAGCTAGGAAAAGAACATTTAGCCAGCCATGAGTTACAACATTCATATACCTCTTTTCCCAAGCTTTCCCAGAAGTTTTGAAGAAAGCTGGATTCAAACCATCCGGTCCTGACACTTTGTCAGGATGCATTTGTTTCATAACTGCAGAGAATTCCTCAAATGACATCTCTTGAACAAGCTTATTATTTTGTTCTCGTGAAACTCGATTTTGTGGAATACCTTCCTCCATCCTCACCTCATCTGAAGCTTCAAAAATAGTCTGGTAATAATCTTGTATAATAGATTTCATACCTTCATCATTCTCCATTCTTTCACCGgcattattcattaaataattaatataattcATCTTCTTTCTACTTGTTGCTGATGCGTGGAAGAGTATAGTAATGGCATCTCCTTCTAACCAGAAAAGCTTGGCACGCTGTTTCCAATATGTTTCCTCCTACAACAAGAAATTATTAAGACACTCTTCTTCCTCCAAATAAAGATTCACCCCAGGTGTGTAAGTTTGATTGACCAGATCAGCAATGATCTCCTTCTGCCTTCTTACTTTTTCTTAGAACTTATTGAAAAAATTCTTCCCCTATTGAGCCATAAACGTAGAGACCCCATGCAGTTTAGGAAGTAAATGAATTGGAGGGATTTTAGACCATTAGCTCTACACTTCTTTTTTAAAATCTGGATCCTTCAACCAAACATTTTTGAATTTAAACTGGAACCGCCTATGCGACATTGTTGAACATACAAGCTCTAGCTGAATTGGCTCATGATCAGACCTTGTAGTATGATGAACATATATGTTACACAATGAAAAATTTGTTTAGCCAACTTACCGTGCTAAAAGTACGATCCAATTTTTCACGGACCCAATCCTACTTACCTCAACACTTCTCCCATGTATACTTTCCTCCACGTAAATCAATTTATGTGAAATCACAGTCCTCCAAAGCTAAGCCAAACCCCTCCATGAGACTCCAAGGGTGATCAGTTCTACCCCATTTATCCTTCTTATAAAGCAAATCTTTAAAATCCCCGAATATAACCCAAGGCACTTAAGAGAGTTAGCCAACCTTCTGATTAAATCCCAAGATTTCTTCCGGTTATGTCTTTCAGGATAACCATAAAAGCATGTCAATCTCCAAGATACGCCATTATTGTCTAGGAATTCAATGTCGACGTGATTTTGAGAGAAACCTGACACTTGACACGTAGCATGATATTTCAAGAATACTGCTAAACCACTACCGTGATCCACTCTATCCACCGAAAAGCACTGAGAAAACCCTACCTGAATACGAAGACTCTCTATTCTACTAGCTGTAGAAATCGTTTCTGAAAGAAATAGAACATCAGGTGTACGATCCTTAACGAGATCGCGTAAAACTCGTACTGTCCGAGGGTTCTCCAACCTCCTAAAGTTCCATCCTAATAAATTCATAATCCATGGCTAGCTTACTTCGCAAACTTAGCCTATAAGATTTTGTTAGAGTCTATACAATCACCATTAGAAAGAACAGATTATGTACGATAAAGACCAAAGTTATTAGCATCCATAGTATTAGTACAAAATGACCCAAATCTTCTACATTTTCTTTCCTCCAAGTCCATCCCAATAAGTTCCTCATCCACAGGCCCATTGAcatttaaaatttttgaattaTATCCCACTACCTGAGTGATATCActtgaattcaaaacatccttAATAATAGACTTTCATTTTTTGTTTTTCCGATTTTTGCACTCATAAATAACCAGCTTCCCAAAATTGCACACCTGATCTTCCGAAAAAGCCTGGAATTTGTTATCATTTCCAAACCTTTCCCCCAGTCATCATCTCCCTCCTCTGGAAGCCATTTACTTTTTCCGGCCACCCTACGTGACTGAGCTCGCAACCAAGCTCCCCATTCCTTCTCTTCCGCACCTTTCTGACAACTAAATTTCCTCCGGAAAAATCGCTCCGTGTGTGATAGCATGCTACATCTGAAACAAATGTCACCAAGTTTTTCATACTTACATTGGACAATAAAATCTGCTGCATTTTTCCTAGTCACCTTCTTCCTTCTCTTGAGAGGTTTCCTGACGTCCACCTGAATTCTGACATGCATATAATCCTTCCATATTCCCCTGTTGTTATTAGGATCATATTCGATTAATGTACCAAAAAAATTCCCAAGCTATCTACCAATGGATTCCGACATAAACCCAATTGGCAAATCATGGATTTGAATCCAGAAATTCACAGTTGTTAATGGGATTTTCGAGGGATCCTCTCCCAAAGCAATACCACTAAGCACGAAGATTTAGTAAATTGTGAGACTTTTGATGAAGAACAAAATGaaataataattttgttttatAAGATGGTGAATACTACTTTTGAATCAATTTATCAAAACAATGCATCGAAGTTCGTATGAAGCCGTTTCATTGAAAAAATAACCACAACTGTAGTAACAGTGGATGACGTGTCTCAGCTTATAGGATTTGTATTGCTTGATAATCTTAAATTACTTGTGAAGTACTACAATACGCCAAAGATGATTAAATTATTGAATATGAAGTGTGAAAGATTCATACTTGCGAGAAAGATCGCATATTATTTTACAAGAAAAATAACAGGACAAAATGTGACATGTGCAATGGAGATGGGTATAAAGTGCAAATAGATCCTAAAAAGTAGAAAGATCCAACGAAAAATATTACGTTACTTTCTATTATCATGAGATTGCATCATTTATTCAATATTGAGAATATTGCAAAATTTATAAGATTGCACTTATTGGACATTAAAGTTCAGTTCTAACCATTCTAAGAAAGTAAAGAAGCTAGTATTATATGATAGAACATGAAAGATAGCTAGTTGCCATTTATCACCTTCAAGAATAATCAAATTTTAaagtctaattcattttaaattagACATTTAACCAataataattgagaaaataaatCTAACAAACACTAATATTTTTTATCatattttaacaaataaatatGTGTAATCAGATTTTTCAAATGGAAGGTAGCTTTGTCAACGATATAATtgtaaataaatataaaaatatattatgaaTTATAAAAAGTAGCGATTTAAATGGATtttaaagaaaaaagaaaattataaataAGTGAGAAAATTAACCCTAATTAATGTGGATTTCAAAGTTGAAATAGAGAGGCTTATTATAAGAAAAATTAATTTGGGCTTCACATTTAAATTGGACATGTCCATATGTAAGAAGGTTCTAGATGCAGTAAAGGCCCATCTTCTAGAAACAGGTCATGAGGGTGCACCCTACCTCCCAGCCCTACATATACGGGAGATGCGGCAGCTTTTGTAGTCAAAGAAGATGAAACACATAAGCTAGATAAAAACTTAGGGTATATATATAGAGATCTTACTTTCCTATAGTTTTTTAGGCTTTCAAGGTTCAGGTGGTTAACAAAGCTGATCGGATCGTAGATCTTAATTCATGGCCGCGGAGTTGAGTTCCAATGATGGCCGGGAAAGCACATGAGAAGATGATCTCCTAGTTCTTGTGCCAAAAGGTATACAAATAGATATATAAGGCAAGGAATTTATATTTATTATCATATCAGTCTATTGTGTTACAGAAGAGTGACTTCTAATCCTTATTAATTTCTTTTTCCTGTTTGTATATATCATCAATAGGCTATATAAAAGGATTATTCATGATACATCAAATTAGAGGGCTCTTAGTCGATCACAGGGGAAGACTTCAAGGAAGCGCAAGTAAGGTCATCCGTATATATGTATACGTGTgttattattttctttttatatatttaCATAAATCTTCTGTCTTGTGGTCACCAAAAACTAATATGAGAATTTAAAGGGAATAAATCAGACGTTTTGGATTGTTGTCACACAGCTTTTTGATGTTTTGTGATATATGTTTAAATGACAGGACGTGATGCTGCCTTAATTGTGATCAAGGGCTTTCCAATCACAATCCATCAAGGGCTCTTGGAGAGCTATAGGAAATTCATGGTGACCAGAGATTCATCAGTTGCCAAGAGTTCAAAAGAAATCAACAACAACCAGAATCAACAATCTATTTTTTATTGTTTATGAAATAGTATCGCTAAATGTTAGATGTTAGACCATTGTGTAAATTGAATTTTTTTAGAGCAAGTAGTTATCAAAAAAAGAACACTGGTGTTGTAGAAACAATCCATATTTTATAATGTTTTTTATCTTTCTTAAACTTTTTAATCATTACAAAAGGACAAATAACTAATCTAGCTTAAAAGTATATATACTTCCAGCATTTTAATGGTATTATcactaaaataatatcaaaatataCTTCTCAATCCTCACACATACTCAAAAGAACATAATATTAGTGAAATAAATGACTAAacataatttaatatatatttaaatgaAAACTAGAAAATGTGATCTCCACCTCTCTTTCTTGTAAAATATTTTTAAGCAAGATTATGTGACTCTAAAATTCTCACTTCTCTTTGCATACTCTTATTGGTGGAATTTATAATAAAGTTGACCAAAATAACGATTTTAAAGTTTTATTAAAATAATGAGatgttaaaaataatttatgaatttataacattataatatttgtaagaaagacaatagttaattgttatatttatttcctaaaaattataagaaaatttaatatttataacATAAAATGAGTGATAAATTCAATGGAACTCAGTTGAATATATAAATTAACACTCTTAAATACGACATGAAACCGTTGAATTTAGTGCCACTTGAGCCATTGAATTACATCTAACTTACCAAATTTAACTTTAAATATAACAATTACTACAAAAAAAATGGCTAAATACAACCGCCCAAAAaacggttgtatttagttaaatacaaccGGATCCGGTTGTATTTAAGTAATTACAACCATTTTTTGGGCCGGTACTAAATGCTCGAGTCATAATCAGTAGACCGGTCGTATTTAGTATAGGAGCGGCTAAATACGACCGCTTAAATTCGACCGAAAGCGGTCAAATTTGTTTTTCACCTAAATTTTGAAAATCCCGCccaaaaaattgaatttttgaaaaaatttaaaaagtCCGCCTAAACTATAAATTCGACTGTATACGGTTGAAAACATTGTTATAAATTCGACCTAATACGGTCGAATTAACGAGCatcagatttaaaaaaaaaatctcaCCCGAAAATTTTCAGTTTCCGGTAAGCAGTCAACATCATATTATTAAACCGAACATCCAAAATCCATCCCACATTTCACCACTCTCGAATACATCACCTTCGTCGTCCTCAAATCCCCACAATTCCCACACGCATCCAAAATCTTCACAAACAAAAACTCATCCAGAACAACACCCTCCTCCATCTCACAAAAAAGCTCCAAAACTTCACCCCACCTCTTCTCCCTCGAAACCCCACCAATCATAGCAGGCCAAGTAAACAAATCCCTCTCACGTAATTCATCAAACACCTTCCGTGCATCATTAATAAACCCACATTTTGCAAACATTCCAACCAATTTAGTCTCAATAAATGAATCGACATCACCCAACATATGCAAACTCCCATAAAGCTTACGACCCAACTCAATTGAATTACAACTTCCTTGGTGCCTATACATGGGTACATAGAAGAAGACATGTTGGTTTGTAGTAATAAATATTTTCTATTTGTGTGTATATTTATTTGTGTAGGTGTTTGTTGTGAtttgatgaggatgaagaaggcGTTCGAAGGGTTTGAGAAAAGATGGAAAGGGGGGGAGAGGTGGACGGCGGCAACAGGGGAGGACAGGGGCCGTTGGGTTTTAAgttagaaaaatattatttttttgtttatttataaaatataatactCACCGTTGGATTATCTTTTGATACTTAAATTTGGTACGTTGGATCTAAATCACGCGGATTGCTGACGTGCCAAGCTAAATACGACCGCAATCAattgaatttaggagtgtcaatttATAAATTCACTTCATATATTGCGTATTTTTtgttataaaaattaaaatacggATAAATTCTATAAAAAGTAATGTAATTTgttaatttttttcttaaaatattttaattttataattcaTTTTAACAACTCActattataataaaaaaattgaaattatgaTTTTTATCAATTTTATGATAAATTCTATGAAAAAGCATGTGCAGTGAAATTTAGAATTATgtttaattatatattatatgttaaaATAATTGATATCTAATGACTAATTCTATTATCTTTTCCAAAAAaattatcatatcactaaaatatcaagatttatatattatattgatatgataaaaattttagaaaaaaataaatatattcggtttgccattt
This genomic interval from Apium graveolens cultivar Ventura chromosome 8, ASM990537v1, whole genome shotgun sequence contains the following:
- the LOC141680750 gene encoding pentatricopeptide repeat-containing protein At1g19720-like, encoding MYRHQGSCNSIELGRKLYGSLHMLGDVDSFIETKLVGMFAKCGFINDARKVFDELRERDLFTWPAMIGGVSREKRWGEVLELFCEMEEGVVLDEFLFVKILDACGNCGDLRTTKVMYSRVVKCGMDFGCSV